The following proteins are encoded in a genomic region of Neomonachus schauinslandi chromosome 7, ASM220157v2, whole genome shotgun sequence:
- the LOC110586311 gene encoding 40S ribosomal protein S4-like encodes MACGPKKHLKLVVVPKQWMLDKLTGVFVPHPSTRPHKLRECLHLIIFLKNGLKYVLTENELKKICLQCFIKTDGKVQTDITYPVGFMDVISTDKTGENYHLIYDTKGCFALHWITPEEAKYKLCKERKIFVGTKGIPHLVIHDVHTIRCPDPLIQVNDTIQIDLETGKITDFIKFDTGNLCMISRCANLGRIGVIISRERHPGSFDVVHVKDVNGNSFATQLINIFFYWQRQQTMDFSSPWKGYLPHRC; translated from the coding sequence ATGGCTTGTGGTCCCAAGAAGCATCTGAAGCTTGTAGTAGTTCCAAAACAGTGGATGCTGGATAAACTGACTGGTGTGTTTGTCCCTCACCCATCTACTCGTCCCCATAAGCTGAGAGAGTGTCTCCATCTCATCATTTTCCTAAAGAACGGACTTAAATATGTTCTAACAGAGAATGAATTAAAGAAGATCTGTTTGCAGTGTTTTATTAAGACTGATGGCAAGGTCCAAACTGATATAACCTATCCTGTTGGTTTTATGGATGTCATCAGCACTGACAAGACTGGGGAGAATTACCACCTGATCTATGACACCAAGGGTTGCTTTGCTCTTCATTGGATTACACCTGAGGAGGCCAAGTATAAGTTGTGCAAAGAGAGAAAGATCTTTGTGGGGACAAAAGGAATCCCTCATCTGGTGATCCATGATGTTCACACCATCCGCTGTCCTGATCCCCTCATCCAGGTGAATGACACCATTCAGATTGATTTGGAGACTGGAAAGATCACTGATTTCATCAAGTTTGACACTGGTAATCTGTGTATGATAAGCAGATGTGCTAACCTGGGAAGAATTGGTGTGATCATCAGCAGAGAGAGACACCCTGGTTCTTTTGATGTAGTTCACGTGAAAGATGTCAACGGCAACAGCTTTGCCACCCAGctcatcaacatttttttttattggcaaAGGCAACAAACCATGGATTTCTCTTCCCCGTGGAAAGGGTATCTGCCTCACCGTTGctga